ATGCCCCTCACCACTCCCTCGATGGCAAATCGAAATTCCGTTTCACCCAAGGTAATCCTGTCACCATTGCGCAAGACCATCACCTCATCGTTTGCCAGCAACACATCGTTAATCCGTAATGGGGTGTCGGGGTCAACATTTTTAATCACCCATTTTCCATTTACAAAATAAATGTCGGCTTGTATCTCCGGCAGGGAGGGATCGTCTAGTTGAATCTTCGCTTCTAAACGCCGGCCGATTTCATAGGCAGCATATTCCGGATCAAGCCGATAAATCGTTGCGTCGCCTTGCACCTCAGGCACGACCAGACTTGCCTCAGGTTTGTCAAAATCAGGCCCTTCAATAGCGGCATAGGCCATTTTATAACCCACCCATGCTGTAATAATGGAACGCGGGTCGCGCCATCCCGTAAAAGAATCCGCAGACAATGTAACAGGAACAATGCGTCGCTCTCGCAATCGCGCTTCGTAATTTTCAAACTGCCTTCGGATAATACCGCGAACGGCCTGGTTAATCCCCAATTCAGTCAGTTGAGATAAATCATCGATGAAGGCAACAATATCAGATAAATTGCCCACCATGGCGTAGCTTTCTAAATACTCTAAAAAGCGAACCAAATCTTCTTGCCCGTGGGCAGTCAGTACCTTCTCACTCCTTAACCAAACTGGTTGCTGCAATTGCCGACGCAAAATATTGGCCACCTGTTCAAAACTTTCGGCCTTAAGCATGGCCTCACGAACTTCGGCAATATTTCTTTGCGAACGATCAAACTCTAACAATAAATTGGCTCGCTCTTGGAAAGGAAGCACCTTCAACTTACGCACAAACCATTGACAATCGGGCCCTAAACTTCTTTCTAAGGTTTCGATGGCTCTTAAAATATCAGCTGCGTCTGTTAAAGTTCGAGGGGCCTCTCGGCCTAAACTTGGCGCCACTCTACTAGCCTCGGCCATCAGCGCTTGCCCCTCTGCAACTTCTAACTTCGCTGAATTCAGTAATTCATACGGATTAATATCCCGCCATTTTCCGGAAAGGACACTGCCCGCACGAGTCACCATGAGCTTGCCAGCATCGAAAAGTTTACCAAAAATATTACCAAACGGCATGTTGGTTCTGGAACTATCAGCAATTTCATTAGCCCCTTCAGCTAATTTGCGCCCGATATTTTGGAAAAGAAGTTTAACCCCATGAAACAAAATTTGGACTTGCCTGAGTGCTTCTGGCCCTAATTTTTCAGGTTCCGCCTGGGTAACATAGGCCCTTTGCCCATCAATTTTCACCGACCTTAGATTTTTGCCAGCTTCACCCCCTGGCAATTCATGCGCCACCAAGCTCATGGGATCCACCGCAAACCGCAGTTCAGGGCCCACGGGCACCCCATCGGCGCCGGTGCATTGAAAATAGATGATTCCACCCCGTTGTTTGGCAACCCGACCCACCCCTCTCAAATAAGTCATCAAGGCACGGTGATCTTCTTTTTGATAAACTAGGCTTTGGGTCTCGGGATCATAATGAATCCCAAATCCTTTTTGGGCATCAAACAACGTTTCAAAAACTTTTAGCTCTTTGGGTAAATTCGCATAATCTTTTAGGGCTGCATCTAACAATACCGACCTCGCTTGAAGTTCAGAGGACGATAATCCAACGGCTGCTAAATCTCCCAACAAGGTCTTTTCTTCAACGATCAGCCGGGCCAATTCTTGATTTAGATTCTCAAGATCTAATGCCTTGGTAAGCGGTAACGTCTCCCGATCAAGTCGAGAGTTTGCTTCCTCTGCTGTACCTTCATAAAGACCTTTTAATTTATCAACCGCCTCGACTCGCCTGCTATTTAAACTTTGAATCCTCCCTGCAAACTCTCGCTGCACACTCGCAGCCACACCTTTGTAAAGCGGGCTCAATAAGGGCTGGCTGACAATCCCACCTAATTTTAGCCCACACAAAAAGGCCGCGCGGTGAGCCATGGCCTTGGCTGAAAATACCGAGGTTTGTAGATTTTCCCAATCAAGTTGATTTTCTTTAGCCAGTAAATAAACCTGACTTATAAAATCCCAGGCCGTAAACGCCACATATTCTGTCCCCAAACGACCTGCGGTATAAAGGATCTTCCCAAGCAAGGGCAGATTTTTAAGACTCAATCCCGCTTTAAATAAAAGTTTTAATATCACCTGCTCATAAAGAGCCATGGCCTTGTGAATAAAGCCTAAGGTGCCAGCGGTTAGAATCAACTTCTCCCAACCCCAATGCCCAGCAAAATCTTCGTTGCCAGTTGCCTCATGCAGTAGTTCCATCAAAACATATTCACTAGCGGCAAAACTCAACACCTCACTGGTAAACACGGTGCCACGCAATACCTGGCTATTGCCCAAGATTTTAAAAGCAAGCCCGCCAAAATTAACCAACCATCGGGCATTGCGCATCCCACCGATAAATGCCAAGGCTAGCCCCGCTGATCTTGCCCGCAATAACAACAGGCCAACCCCCATCTTTGCCAAATTGGCAATGGCCCCCGCGCCAAGCGTAACGACGGTTATTCCAATTTCATTGCCTAAATTTTTATGCTGCTCCACGTCCCCATGCAAATTCAGGCTTCGTTCCATAAGTGGGCTGGCACTTAAATGCGAAAGCCTTTCTTGCAGTAACCAAAATTTTGCCTTTTGCTCAGCCTCGGGAAGATTTTTAGCGAGCTCAATTTCACGGGCTAATTGACCGTAGCCCTCTAACAAGCGATCAAAGGATGTGGTGGAGACATAATAATCTCCAAAGAAAAGATTGAATTCCCCACTGTGGCCTGCCTTGCCAATATAATCGCGCTTGTTTCTGATGTCGGTTTGATGCTCGGCTACTTGAGTACTTAATCGATCCCAATCCCCTGCTTTTAATTCGAACGATTTTTTTTCTTCTGCCAAAATTTGTTTAAAATCTAAAGCGAGGCTGACAGGATTTCCATCTTCTCCTCGATCGGTCAGCAATTGAAAAACCCTTTGCACTTGCTCAAACCTAGCCTCATCGATCATCCCATCTTTTTTCGCTTGACCTACTTGAATGGCCATCTTGGCGCGAGTAATAAACCCTCCGGCCACTTTGAGATGTGTTAAAGCTTCGGTGAATTTGCCTTCAGCAATAAGTCTTTTTGCTTCTAAAAGTACCCCCGCTTCTTGTCCTGCTGCACGGATGGTTACTTTGCGAGGCATAAAGTCTGCTTCGCTAAGGCTTTCTTCCATCCCATCGCAATCGTCATCCAACCCACCACAATTGGCCGGCAATACCTTTTTAATTGCTAAAATCTCACCCCCATCCAAATATTTCACTCGCAAATTATCTAAACCGGTTACCAAATCGCTGCTATCGGCATGCATCCACGCAAACTGATTCCATTGCCCTTCCAATAATAACCGCGCTACCTTTAAGTCTCTTAATCGCTCATCTCCCCATATCACTTCCATTTCTCCCCGCACGCGGGCTAATTCTTCATTCAATGTTTGGGTTATCTGCGCTTGATCAGCTTGTGGATCCGACAATAATTTTAAAACCTGTTGATACTCTAACTCACGAGCCACAAAATCGGTTAAGGGCCTAGTTTGTGTCTCCATCCAATCAGCCAAAAAACCCTGCAACCACTGTAAACCTAGTTGTGCTGCCTCGAGCTCATTTTTAAATTCGTGGCCAGCCGCCAATAATCTTTGAAAAGATTCTGGATCAAAGGCTCGGTAAAATACCCACTCTTCACGGGTTTGACTCAAACCATCAATCAAACTCCCCAAAACTATCGCCCCCTCAGGGCTTATTTTCTCATAAGCCTCCAGCGCCTTCACCAATATGGCTCCGTTCAGGAGATCTTCATTGATATCATCGCTAAAATAACTCTTTTCCCGGTCGTAATGTGACCGCAGCAACACCCTACCCTCTTGCACCGCGACCGATGACAAACCTAGCATCATCTCTCGCAAATGATTCCGCAAACCCGCCACTTCACAAAATTCCCCCAGCTCTTTTAATCGCTCGGTAAAATATTCAAAATCAACAAAACCATCCTCGCTTAAACTCGCTACTAATTCCTCGTAAAATTGTGTATCTAAGCCCACACTCTCATCGACCCTATGAATATAAATCTCCTGTTTTGTCTTAGGGTCGCGATAGGTATGTAAAAATTCAAAATCTAAATTTGAAAATACAATTAAAAGGCCAACCCCTTCTTGCAATTGCGCATACTCATATTCGAGCCTCGCGATATTAATACTGGGATCCTCTAAGGCCTTAACAAAATTTTTTCCCAACTTTCTAACCCGCTCCCTTAAACCCAACTCATAATCCCCAATCGCATACTGCAAAGGCACTTGCGGTGTGCGCTTGCCTAAGACCGCCTCGAGTTGTCCCAACATTACCGCAGTTTTATCCAAATAATTAAAAATCCGGGCCCCGCGCGGATTCGCAGGCAGGTCATCATTTGTTTCTTTAAAAATGGCTGGGATTTGAAAACTCATCAAACTCCCAAACACATCCGCCACCATCTCATTAAAAGAAAATGCGTCTGGATTTGAAACCAAAGGGTCGGAAATGGTGGGTTTGCCCGGATCATTCACCGGGCCACCCGTCACCAGGGTAGAACCCAGCAACGACATGCCGATATTGGTTGGAAAGATCATCTAACCCCCATAAGGTACACTTGTTCCCTTAAGAAGGGCTTGCACTTACCGTGCCAAACATAACTCTATAACTAATTGATTTCATTTAACTTATTTTTAACAGGGCGGGTAAATTGTTCAAAATTGAGGACAAAATACCCCATTTGGCGAGTCTACACACCGGACAGGTTTAGGTGGGCTTTATTCCGCTAATTCATAAGTAAAGCTCGAAACCGAATACCTTTTACCATCTTGATAAACGGCTAATATACTCACTTGGTCATTACTATTGTAGGTATAGCGTTGTTGTTCGACTTGTGTCGAACCATCTTCCATGATTTTTTTATTGGTCACCATTTGAAGGAGACCCCCAACCCGATATTCGTAGACACTTGTTCCCAACAATGTCCCATCTTCTGAGGTCGCAATTTTCGAATCTAATAAGCCATCTTTGTAGCTATATTGGATAATCCAATCAATCTCACCTGTTAACATGTTGGTTCTGATTTCTCGGCGCAAAGTCCCATCGGGATTATATTGATACTTAATAGTGGTTTCTAGTTTGTTTGTTTCTCCATTCGTGAGACGAGAAACAGTTTTCTTACCTTCGGCATTATTTTCGATTTCTTCCGTTAATATGATCGCCTGTTTATTAAAATAAACCTTTTTGATTAAATAACCTTGGTCGTCATAAAAATATTCGACCGTGTATAAAATTTTGCCCTTATCTTTATAGTATATCTCTTCCCGAATCAAATCCGCCTCTCCATAGACAGTTTCGTGATACAAGGCATCGCCTAAATTTGGGTCTTCCGGAGAAAAGAATTCTCGCCTTTCAGTTACTTTGGCTAAATAATTATCGGCCCCACTGCAATTTTGATCAATCCCATCGCCAGGGATATCCTCAGCCCTAGGATGAATACTTGCATCATTATCATTACAATCTCGGGTCACGTTACTACCATCTTGGTCTGCATCAATTTCGGAAACTTCAGGTGTAGGGGTAGGTGTTGCGATTGTTGGCACCGAGGTTGGGGTTGGAACAACCGTAGCCACCGGCGTAGGTGATGGGCTCGGTGTTACCGTAGAACCAAGATCAACAGGCTCTGTAGGGGTTTTAACAATTGTCTTTCCTGCTGGATCTTCAAATTTAGCATCACTACCACCACAGGCGGTAACGACCATTAAAATTAAGGTTATAATAAAAGACCGAGCTGATTTTTTTGCCAACATGGTTCCCCCCAAAATTGGGTTAAGGTTTGGCGGATCTCCTCGACCATGTTTAGAAAAAGTTACGTAAAAAAATCATTTATTTTTTAGGTGTGTACTATCGCCTGTACAAGAGGCCCTTATTCGATGATTTGACCGGCTTTAAAGAGTATATAACACGCCTCATTCACCTCCCCGGTAATATCACAAGCCATAAAGAGAAACCTCTCCTTTTTTTCATGGGGTAGTTCTAGCTCGATCCTTTGAAATTTACACTCTGCTTGGATGGTTTCAAAACTCTTTTTAAATGGGATGACTTCTTGCCTCAAGTACTCATCTTTCTTATCGTATAAAGAGATCGCCTTAAAATAATTACCGTAATTTAAGAAATTCGACAAAACGAGGTCGTTTTCTTCTTCTCCCCGACGATCGAAATTACCTGCAATGACTTGAGTGGGAATAGAATCATCGTGCGAACACACTTTGCCAAAATAGGGTTCGTATTCCTGAACTAATTCTTTGATGGCAAGCGTCAAAGGGCTAAACTCCAGCTCTTCAATGATCTTGCCCGGTTTAGGTAATTCGGTATTACCGGCAAAGGTGGCCTTGTTGCCCTGAAAATCACTATCGGTAGAGGTTTGGTCGGGAGTCGAACTTAAGCAAGAGGTTAACAAGAAAACTCCAAACAGTAACATCGCCATTTTTTTAAACGTTCGCATACACTTCCCCCTATCTGGTCAACTTAAATTGCTGAAAATTAATCTGACAGATTAACTCGGCAGTACTCTTATTTTCTTCTAAATAATCGTTAATTTGCACAAAAAATTGATTGATCATCTTTTTAACTTCTTCAAATTGCTCCAGGCTAACCGCTGCGGTCATACCTGAAATGTTACGCTCAATATTGGGCTTATACAAGGCTTGATGGGCCCTTACGATCATTTCCCGATGAAAGTTCCATAAAGGAACACTTTGCTCCTCCGTTGAAGTTGCCAAGGTTAACTCTTGTTGTTCAAATTTCCCATGCGCATTTTTAGTCAAAAAACCCAAACTCACCAAGGTGTCCAGAGCCGTTTCGGCTTCTTTAGGGCTGATGGGTGGGTCTAAATGCTTGGCAATCCATTGGGCGTCGGGCTTAAACCCCTTTAACAAAACCATTTCGCGAATTACGGGAATATACCATTTTGAAAAGTAACCATGTTGTTCGAGGGTAATATTTTGCGCCAACTTAAATTTTTTGAAGCGTTTTAATTTATTATAATAAAATTCCTTTTCTGACTCATTGTGGCTTTTGCAAAAAAACACCAGGGCTTCAAAAAAACTCAGCTCATTTTTGTTAAGGCTAAGCGCCCGCCCAAATTTCTGAATGGTTTTGGCAGAAAGCTCCCGCTCACCATCCATGACTAATTTCAAATAATTAGGAGATCCCATTTGGGCCTTTTTGGCAAAGGCCCGAAACGAAAATGTTCCCTTTGAACTGATTTTCAAATACTGATAAATATCCCTTAAATAATCACGATAATCAGCATATTCAAATAAATCAGGCTTCTCCATATTTTGATTATCGTATAAAAGGGTTGAGAAGTATACTAGCTGTATACTATTTTAGATCTTCTTGGGTTTCGGGCTCTAAACCATGGGTATATTTATATTTTTTAACATACCGCGCCAAATAACGAGCCTTTTGGGGAATTAGCTCCCCTCCCTTAGTATATTGAATTTTAGCCAGCGGCGGTTTATCAAAGCCGGCCAGATATTCTGAAATGTCGATGTTATAAATGTTACCCCCGCGGTCTTCCACCACAAGCGATGCCAGCTCCACCACCATATCTTGGTTATACCAATCTTCTAACAAATTTCTTAATGCCCGCTTACAAACAAATCTGCCTTGAGTTGCATAGCGCCGACATGGCACCTCAATTAAATCAACGACCTGCCCCTTGAGCTTAATCTGAAAAAAGGCGCGCAGACTGCCTTTAAACAACCCACTCACTTGATCTTCTAATTGCACATAAAATCGAGGTTTTAACACAATCGTTTCACGAGTGGCTTTTTTGTAAAATTGAGTGGGGGGGCCAAAGATCCCTAAGCCCATGAGTTTAGGCGGATCGGCATCTGGGCTTGACGATTCAATGTTTAATTCATCAACCTGTTTTAAAGAAAAAAGATATTCGCGCAGGGAATAAAAAGAATTATCATCGAGCACGGCATAGAAATCAGCCACTTGATAAAGACCTGGCACCTGATGACTGGGCACGAAAAATTCGCCTCTAAAACAGCCTCGTGTATCGGGCTTCATTTTGGCATGGCGGTGGCCGGTTACTAAAGCCAATCGCCGCGGCGGGTCTTGTTGATCTTCCATAACAACCTTAAAACCAACAATTCTATCTCTGATTTTTACGAGAAAGGGGTGCTCGGCATCTGAAAAACTAACACAAAATGGAATACGATCCTCAGCCTTAACTGAAAAAGATTCGTTACTGGGCCGGCTTTCGGTGTCGGGGAAAAAGA
This DNA window, taken from Deltaproteobacteria bacterium, encodes the following:
- a CDS encoding TIGR02147 family protein gives rise to the protein MEKPDLFEYADYRDYLRDIYQYLKISSKGTFSFRAFAKKAQMGSPNYLKLVMDGERELSAKTIQKFGRALSLNKNELSFFEALVFFCKSHNESEKEFYYNKLKRFKKFKLAQNITLEQHGYFSKWYIPVIREMVLLKGFKPDAQWIAKHLDPPISPKEAETALDTLVSLGFLTKNAHGKFEQQELTLATSTEEQSVPLWNFHREMIVRAHQALYKPNIERNISGMTAAVSLEQFEEVKKMINQFFVQINDYLEENKSTAELICQINFQQFKLTR
- a CDS encoding FHA domain-containing protein gives rise to the protein MIFPTNIGMSLLGSTLVTGGPVNDPGKPTISDPLVSNPDAFSFNEMVADVFGSLMSFQIPAIFKETNDDLPANPRGARIFNYLDKTAVMLGQLEAVLGKRTPQVPLQYAIGDYELGLRERVRKLGKNFVKALEDPSINIARLEYEYAQLQEGVGLLIVFSNLDFEFLHTYRDPKTKQEIYIHRVDESVGLDTQFYEELVASLSEDGFVDFEYFTERLKELGEFCEVAGLRNHLREMMLGLSSVAVQEGRVLLRSHYDREKSYFSDDINEDLLNGAILVKALEAYEKISPEGAIVLGSLIDGLSQTREEWVFYRAFDPESFQRLLAAGHEFKNELEAAQLGLQWLQGFLADWMETQTRPLTDFVARELEYQQVLKLLSDPQADQAQITQTLNEELARVRGEMEVIWGDERLRDLKVARLLLEGQWNQFAWMHADSSDLVTGLDNLRVKYLDGGEILAIKKVLPANCGGLDDDCDGMEESLSEADFMPRKVTIRAAGQEAGVLLEAKRLIAEGKFTEALTHLKVAGGFITRAKMAIQVGQAKKDGMIDEARFEQVQRVFQLLTDRGEDGNPVSLALDFKQILAEEKKSFELKAGDWDRLSTQVAEHQTDIRNKRDYIGKAGHSGEFNLFFGDYYVSTTSFDRLLEGYGQLAREIELAKNLPEAEQKAKFWLLQERLSHLSASPLMERSLNLHGDVEQHKNLGNEIGITVVTLGAGAIANLAKMGVGLLLLRARSAGLALAFIGGMRNARWLVNFGGLAFKILGNSQVLRGTVFTSEVLSFAASEYVLMELLHEATGNEDFAGHWGWEKLILTAGTLGFIHKAMALYEQVILKLLFKAGLSLKNLPLLGKILYTAGRLGTEYVAFTAWDFISQVYLLAKENQLDWENLQTSVFSAKAMAHRAAFLCGLKLGGIVSQPLLSPLYKGVAASVQREFAGRIQSLNSRRVEAVDKLKGLYEGTAEEANSRLDRETLPLTKALDLENLNQELARLIVEEKTLLGDLAAVGLSSSELQARSVLLDAALKDYANLPKELKVFETLFDAQKGFGIHYDPETQSLVYQKEDHRALMTYLRGVGRVAKQRGGIIYFQCTGADGVPVGPELRFAVDPMSLVAHELPGGEAGKNLRSVKIDGQRAYVTQAEPEKLGPEALRQVQILFHGVKLLFQNIGRKLAEGANEIADSSRTNMPFGNIFGKLFDAGKLMVTRAGSVLSGKWRDINPYELLNSAKLEVAEGQALMAEASRVAPSLGREAPRTLTDAADILRAIETLERSLGPDCQWFVRKLKVLPFQERANLLLEFDRSQRNIAEVREAMLKAESFEQVANILRRQLQQPVWLRSEKVLTAHGQEDLVRFLEYLESYAMVGNLSDIVAFIDDLSQLTELGINQAVRGIIRRQFENYEARLRERRIVPVTLSADSFTGWRDPRSIITAWVGYKMAYAAIEGPDFDKPEASLVVPEVQGDATIYRLDPEYAAYEIGRRLEAKIQLDDPSLPEIQADIYFVNGKWVIKNVDPDTPLRINDVLLANDEVMVLRNGDRITLGETEFRFAIEGVVRGIRAKGPEAQLIKTSPESADSSERKGDSQFRPLASRGSNLESPENNAFQRGRIVSEVFPKVLHRFAEFEGNEALRTEHVDEYSKVLELVTNFANAIAASEIYDFYIFDDGTVSMDGKIGKLEEQDGGGFIFKPQGTSSPGEWAVLAKTLGDFNRLPPMGDYEIDIYFGGKRYHALGNHGVMQLAVDERNAVYQLLGEGASLRLYEFRGPADLHLVRKPSGDIYAYFQGRFFSSPSNEISPAKLGNESGYFLKKHGDVAGVFVDSYENPRHLDKGQESLLEGPQPLVKTQAVVIDRGSPLLTDPTGTYLIDTKDEVYHRAAHLPDGTFVEVNLQKLLQAEEAIKYVLIGNKIYFVQKVLSPHSQQWKLTPTQLAPQGLGKIVNLNAHASSFDLHYVMRDYLQSPFGDVPNIRLMGYQVVFTEHGIEPRTSFIYQGQRWAVHQQLKWGGQTFNVASPYADGALAEIALFKYNDDSGFYERVQNGHVQGQGQLGMNLDLWVQQGRIWDFEQIKSQMASVEQWFMARCIGCDPQTMESQNLMTFVRDGDGLRPATTQEMRDALARLKVATPALPSLQEAPLGPLEVALVQASVVFSNHRPLFIAKANGTNLVSDKPLKIVEYKVTEEIDGKKIAWVYAVPAADDPVVQVAVAAGYYIPTVNDIEAFHRKLRASVPPHDVSVVKRIILMPAHMGEATRALGSYCYADDRMVVSGAKAETQADWLAQVFESTLIHEVSGHGRERGNPYIRKLLELITDLSGKTADYGIINFSEYFAVWREFYERTYLGLAYPDQFGFFDFVDANARAGRTWAGPTEGDTSRPQALAGLAGTDGFLAIAAGFDAMAEGIKVLAGEVRETADTVVRAAKQGLTFKGPYR
- a CDS encoding putative metal-binding motif-containing protein, with translation MLAKKSARSFIITLILMVVTACGGSDAKFEDPAGKTIVKTPTEPVDLGSTVTPSPSPTPVATVVPTPTSVPTIATPTPTPEVSEIDADQDGSNVTRDCNDNDASIHPRAEDIPGDGIDQNCSGADNYLAKVTERREFFSPEDPNLGDALYHETVYGEADLIREEIYYKDKGKILYTVEYFYDDQGYLIKKVYFNKQAIILTEEIENNAEGKKTVSRLTNGETNKLETTIKYQYNPDGTLRREIRTNMLTGEIDWIIQYSYKDGLLDSKIATSEDGTLLGTSVYEYRVGGLLQMVTNKKIMEDGSTQVEQQRYTYNSNDQVSILAVYQDGKRYSVSSFTYELAE